A single Struthio camelus isolate bStrCam1 chromosome 6, bStrCam1.hap1, whole genome shotgun sequence DNA region contains:
- the RND3 gene encoding rho-related GTP-binding protein RhoE, with product MKERRASQKLSSKAVMDPNQNVKCKIVVVGDSQCGKTALLHVFAKDCFPESYVPTVFENYTASFEIDAQRIELSLWDTSGSPYYDNVRPLSYPDSDAVLICFDISRPETLDSVLKKWKGEIQEFCPNTKMLLVGCKSDLRTDVSTLVELSNHRQTPVSYDQGANMAKQIGAATYIECSALQSENSVRDIFHVATLACVNKTNKNVKRNKSQRATKRISHMPGRPELSTVATDLRKDKAKSCTVM from the exons atgaaggaaagaagagcGAGCCAGAAATTATCCAGCAAGGCGGTCATGGATCCTAACCAGAACGTGAAGTGCAAGATCGTGGTGGTGGGGGACAGCCAGTGCGGGAAGACGGCGCTGCTCCACGTCTTCGCCAAGGACTGCTTCCCCGAG AGCTACGTCCCGACGGTGTTTGAGAACTACACGGCCAGCTTCGAGATCGACGCGCAGCGCATCGAGCTCAGCCTGTGGGACACCTCGG ggtCCCCTTACTACGACAATGTCCGTCCACTTTCTTACCCAGATTCTGATGCTGTCTTGATTTGTTTTGACATTAGTCGGCCAGAAACTCTTGACAGCGTGCTAAAAAAG TGGAAAGGTGAAATCCAGGAGTTTTGCCCTAACACCAAAATGCTTTTGGTTGGTTGCAAGTCGGATCTGCGTACAGACGTGAGCACGCTAGTAGAACTTTCTAATCACAGGCAGACGCCAGTGTCCTATGATCAG ggTGCGAATATGGCCAAACAGATTGGAGCAGCAACATATATTGAATGCTCAGCCTTACAGTCAGAAAACAGTGTGAGAGACATTTTTCATGTTGCCACCTTGGCGTGCgtgaataaaacaaataaaaatgttaaacgAAACAAATCACAGAGGGCAACGAAGCGGATTTCACACATGCCTGGCAGGCCAGAACTTTCTACAGTGGCTACAGACTTGCGAAAggacaaagcaaaaagttgcacTGTGATGTGA